In Aquipuribacter hungaricus, one DNA window encodes the following:
- a CDS encoding pyridoxal-phosphate dependent enzyme has product MTVTGSAWPSYPLGTWPTPLEPAPRLAGHLGLGTDDLWVKRDDLSGLGGGGNKVRKLQHTLHQALQDGAAAVVTTGAPQSNHARLTAAAAARAGLAAVLVLVGDPPEVPAGNLVLDALLGARVVWAGDVDGAGLAARAEEEADRMRRDGVATAVVPFGGTSVVGARGYVEAAAELLRQAPDLRTVVVAVGSGGTMAGLVHGLGADAVLGVDTGAVTDPVHRVQELVRGLAAEAGGPGGAGGPVPEHVRVRTDQVGDGYGTLTDAVRDAMALVARTEGIVLDPVYSGRAAAGLVAAVADGTVRRGERTVLLHTGGLPGLFGHPATAGAWAG; this is encoded by the coding sequence ATGACGGTGACCGGCAGCGCGTGGCCGTCGTACCCGCTGGGCACCTGGCCGACGCCGCTGGAGCCGGCGCCGCGGCTCGCCGGGCACCTGGGCCTGGGGACCGACGACCTGTGGGTCAAGCGGGACGACCTGTCGGGCCTCGGGGGAGGCGGCAACAAGGTCCGCAAGCTCCAGCACACGCTGCACCAGGCGCTCCAGGACGGCGCCGCTGCCGTGGTCACCACCGGAGCGCCGCAGAGCAACCACGCCCGGCTCACCGCGGCCGCCGCCGCCCGGGCCGGCCTGGCCGCGGTCCTCGTGCTGGTCGGGGACCCGCCGGAGGTCCCCGCCGGCAACCTCGTCCTCGACGCCCTGCTCGGTGCCCGGGTGGTGTGGGCGGGCGACGTGGACGGCGCGGGCCTGGCCGCCCGCGCCGAGGAGGAGGCCGACCGGATGCGCCGTGACGGCGTGGCCACCGCCGTCGTGCCGTTCGGCGGCACGAGCGTCGTCGGCGCGCGCGGGTACGTCGAGGCGGCGGCCGAGCTGCTGCGGCAGGCGCCGGACCTGCGGACCGTGGTCGTGGCGGTGGGCTCGGGCGGCACGATGGCGGGCCTGGTCCACGGCCTGGGCGCCGACGCGGTGCTCGGCGTGGACACCGGGGCGGTCACCGACCCGGTGCACCGGGTGCAGGAGCTGGTGCGCGGGCTGGCGGCGGAGGCCGGCGGGCCCGGCGGCGCGGGCGGCCCCGTCCCGGAGCACGTGCGGGTGCGTACCGACCAGGTCGGTGACGGCTACGGGACCCTGACCGACGCGGTGCGCGACGCCATGGCGCTCGTCGCCCGCACCGAGGGGATCGTCCTCGACCCGGTCTACAGCGGCCGTGCCGCGGCCGGGCTGGTGGCGGCCGTAGCGGACGGCACGGTCCGACGGGGCGAGCGCACCGTCCTGCTGCACACCGGCGGCCTGCCGGGGCTGTTCGGGCACCCGGCGACGGCGGGTGCCTGGGCCGGCTGA
- a CDS encoding ATP-binding protein has translation MNPPPPGCLVLLLAGASGSGKSTLVSRLRDRHPEVAVVQLDDFYREGTDPGLPAWGGIVDWDDPGSWDAAAAHLSLQALCTTGRSEVPVYDIPTSSRTGSHPVELGPGGLVVAEGLFAPELVGRLRSSGLLLDAVHLRSRPPVTFVRRLARDLAGHRKPPLTLLRRGLALARREPALLRRWASLGTRPVTKAEVEELVAAHLARTLA, from the coding sequence ATGAACCCTCCCCCGCCCGGCTGCCTCGTCCTGCTGCTCGCCGGGGCCAGCGGCTCCGGCAAGTCGACGCTGGTGTCCCGGCTCCGCGACCGGCACCCCGAGGTCGCCGTGGTCCAGCTCGACGACTTCTACCGCGAGGGCACCGACCCCGGGCTGCCCGCGTGGGGCGGCATCGTCGACTGGGACGACCCGGGCAGCTGGGACGCCGCGGCCGCGCACCTGTCGCTGCAGGCGCTGTGCACCACCGGCCGCAGCGAGGTGCCGGTGTACGACATCCCGACGTCGAGCCGGACCGGGTCGCACCCCGTCGAGCTCGGCCCGGGCGGGCTCGTCGTCGCCGAGGGCCTGTTCGCCCCCGAGCTGGTGGGGCGGCTGCGCTCGTCGGGGCTGCTGCTGGACGCGGTGCACCTGCGCTCGCGCCCGCCGGTCACCTTCGTCCGGCGGCTCGCGCGCGACCTCGCCGGGCACCGCAAGCCGCCGCTCACCCTGCTGCGCCGCGGGCTCGCCCTGGCCCGCCGGGAACCGGCGCTGCTGCGCCGGTGGGCGTCGCTGGGGACCCGGCCGGTGACCAAGGCCGAGGTCGAGGAGCTGGTCGCGGCCCACCTGGCCCGCACCCTGGCCTGA
- a CDS encoding aldehyde dehydrogenase family protein, whose translation MAQDPVVAERTVVRKTYKLYVGGKFPRSESGRTYPVTGSDGTLLAQAALASRKDARDAVVAARSAFPGWSSATAYNRGQVLYRVAEMLEGRTAQFAELVAQAEGCSDAEARAQVAATVDRWVWYAGWTDKLAQVVGAANPVAGPFFNLSVPEPTGVVAVLAPQRSSLLGLTSVVAPVVATGCTCVVVTSLERPLPAVALGEVLATSDLPGGVVNLLTGSAAELGPWLAAHRDVDALDLTGAAALTAPTWGDLEAAAADTLTRVRRPDDLPDGAEPDWTAVPALARMTGVMETKTVWHPKGR comes from the coding sequence GGCCCAGGACCCCGTCGTCGCCGAGCGGACCGTCGTCCGCAAGACCTACAAGCTGTACGTGGGCGGCAAGTTCCCCCGCAGCGAGTCCGGCCGCACCTACCCGGTGACCGGCAGCGACGGCACCCTCCTGGCGCAGGCCGCGCTCGCCTCCCGCAAGGACGCGCGCGACGCGGTCGTGGCGGCCCGCAGCGCCTTCCCGGGCTGGTCGTCGGCCACGGCGTACAACCGGGGCCAGGTGCTGTACCGGGTGGCCGAGATGCTCGAGGGCCGCACCGCCCAGTTCGCCGAGCTCGTCGCGCAGGCCGAGGGGTGCAGCGACGCCGAGGCGCGCGCCCAGGTCGCCGCCACCGTCGACCGGTGGGTCTGGTACGCCGGCTGGACCGACAAGCTCGCCCAGGTCGTGGGGGCCGCCAACCCCGTCGCAGGCCCGTTCTTCAACCTGTCCGTGCCCGAGCCGACCGGGGTGGTCGCCGTCCTGGCCCCGCAGCGGTCGTCGCTGCTCGGGCTCACGAGCGTCGTGGCCCCCGTGGTCGCCACCGGCTGCACGTGCGTGGTCGTCACCTCCCTGGAGCGCCCGCTCCCGGCCGTCGCGCTCGGCGAGGTGCTCGCCACCTCCGACCTTCCCGGCGGGGTCGTCAACCTGCTCACCGGCTCGGCCGCCGAGCTCGGGCCCTGGCTGGCCGCGCACCGCGACGTGGACGCCCTCGACCTCACGGGCGCCGCGGCGCTCACCGCCCCGACCTGGGGCGACCTGGAGGCGGCGGCCGCCGACACCCTCACCCGGGTCCGGCGCCCCGACGACCTGCCCGACGGCGCCGAGCCGGACTGGACGGCGGTGCCCGCGCTCGCCCGGATGACGGGGGTCATGGAGACCAAGACCGTGTGGCACCCGAAGGGCCGATGA
- a CDS encoding adenosine deaminase: protein MTVSAQTPAPVDLHAAPKVLLHDHLDGGLRPSTLLELADEIGHELPSTDADGLARWFVESAASGSLVRYLETFDHTVAVLQREEALERVAAEAVLDLAADGVVYAEIRYAPELCTGGGLSMEAVVEAVQAGFARGVREAAEAGHRIGVGTLVDAMRQADNHMAAARLAVRYRDAGVVGFDIAGPEDGFPATRQAEAFDLLRAEHVPFTVHAGEAAGIDSVEGALAVGALRLGHGVRVADDVVAADAPGGAPQLGRVATWVRDRRIALEASPTSNIHTGVAPSYAGHPSTLLKDLGFAVTVNTDNRLVSGTSMTREMTALREEGGWSDADLALASVAAAEAAFLPLPVREELVLRVRDGWAALSA from the coding sequence GTGACCGTCAGCGCCCAGACCCCCGCCCCCGTCGACCTGCACGCCGCGCCCAAGGTGCTGCTGCACGACCACCTGGACGGCGGGCTCCGCCCCTCGACCCTGCTGGAGCTGGCCGACGAGATCGGCCACGAGCTGCCCAGCACGGACGCCGACGGGCTCGCGCGCTGGTTCGTGGAGTCGGCGGCGTCGGGGTCGCTGGTCCGGTACCTGGAGACGTTCGACCACACCGTCGCCGTCCTGCAGCGCGAGGAGGCGCTCGAGCGGGTCGCCGCCGAGGCCGTGCTCGACCTCGCCGCCGACGGCGTCGTCTACGCCGAGATCCGCTACGCGCCCGAGCTGTGCACCGGGGGCGGGCTGTCGATGGAGGCCGTCGTCGAGGCCGTCCAGGCCGGCTTCGCCCGCGGTGTCCGCGAGGCGGCGGAGGCGGGCCACCGGATCGGCGTCGGCACCCTGGTCGACGCCATGCGCCAGGCCGACAACCACATGGCCGCCGCCCGGCTCGCCGTGCGCTACCGCGACGCCGGCGTCGTCGGCTTCGACATCGCCGGGCCCGAGGACGGCTTCCCCGCCACCCGCCAGGCCGAGGCCTTCGACCTGCTGCGCGCCGAGCACGTGCCGTTCACCGTGCACGCGGGCGAGGCCGCCGGGATCGACTCGGTCGAGGGGGCGCTGGCCGTCGGCGCCCTCCGGCTCGGCCACGGTGTCCGCGTGGCCGACGACGTCGTCGCCGCCGACGCCCCGGGCGGCGCGCCGCAGCTGGGCCGGGTCGCCACCTGGGTGCGAGACCGCCGCATCGCCCTGGAGGCCTCGCCCACGTCGAACATCCACACCGGTGTGGCCCCGTCCTACGCCGGCCACCCGTCCACGCTGCTCAAGGACCTCGGCTTCGCCGTCACGGTCAACACCGACAACCGCCTGGTGTCGGGGACGTCGATGACGCGGGAGATGACGGCGCTGCGCGAGGAGGGCGGCTGGAGCGACGCGGACCTGGCGCTGGCGAGCGTCGCGGCCGCCGAGGCGGCGTTCCTGCCGCTGCCGGTGCGCGAGGAGCTCGTGCTGCGCGTCCGCGACGGCTGGGCCGCGCTGAGCGCCTGA
- a CDS encoding thymidine phosphorylase, translated as MDQSRTEGFDAVDVIRTKRDGGTLSGPQIDWVVDAYTRGVVADEQMSALAMAILLRGMDRDEIARWTRAMIASGERMDFTDLPRPSVDKHSTGGVGDKITLPLAPLVAACGAAVPQLSGRGLGHTGGTLDKLESIPGWQAALDNDRMRQILTDVGAVICAAGTGLAPADRKLYALRDVTGTVEAIPLIASSIMSKKIAEGTGGLVLDVKVGSGAFMKTVEDARTLAGTMVGLGADAGVPTVALLTDMSTPLGLTVGNALEVRESVEVLAGGGPADVVDLTLALAREMLALAGITTDPADALADGRAMDAWKAMVRAQDGDPDAALPTARETHTVLAPADGVLLALDAYAVGVASWRLGAGRARKEDPVQAGAGIELHAKPGATVQGGQPLMTLHTDTPERFARALEALEDAVTVGPEGSRPATGDVVLERVDRPLA; from the coding sequence GTGGACCAGAGCAGGACCGAGGGGTTCGACGCCGTCGACGTCATCCGCACCAAGCGGGACGGCGGCACGCTGAGCGGGCCGCAGATCGACTGGGTCGTCGACGCCTACACGCGCGGCGTCGTCGCCGACGAGCAGATGTCGGCGCTGGCCATGGCCATCCTGCTGCGCGGCATGGACCGGGACGAGATCGCCCGCTGGACCCGGGCGATGATCGCCTCGGGGGAGCGGATGGACTTCACCGACCTGCCCCGCCCGTCCGTCGACAAGCACTCCACCGGCGGGGTCGGGGACAAGATCACCCTCCCGCTGGCGCCGCTCGTCGCAGCCTGCGGGGCGGCCGTGCCGCAGCTGTCCGGGCGCGGCCTCGGCCACACCGGCGGCACGCTCGACAAGCTCGAGAGCATCCCCGGCTGGCAGGCGGCCCTGGACAACGACCGGATGCGGCAGATCCTCACCGACGTCGGCGCCGTCATCTGCGCGGCAGGGACGGGCCTTGCCCCCGCCGACCGCAAGCTCTATGCCCTGCGGGACGTCACCGGCACCGTCGAGGCGATCCCGCTCATCGCCAGCTCCATCATGAGCAAGAAGATCGCCGAGGGGACCGGCGGGCTCGTGCTCGACGTCAAGGTGGGCTCCGGCGCCTTCATGAAGACCGTCGAGGACGCCCGCACCCTGGCCGGCACCATGGTCGGCCTCGGCGCGGACGCCGGCGTCCCCACCGTGGCCCTGCTCACCGACATGTCGACCCCGCTCGGCCTCACCGTCGGCAACGCCCTGGAGGTGCGCGAGTCCGTCGAGGTGCTCGCCGGCGGCGGCCCCGCCGACGTCGTCGACCTCACCCTGGCGCTGGCCCGGGAGATGCTCGCCCTGGCCGGCATCACCACCGACCCCGCGGACGCCCTGGCCGACGGCCGGGCGATGGACGCCTGGAAGGCCATGGTCCGCGCGCAGGACGGCGACCCCGACGCGGCGCTGCCCACCGCCCGCGAGACGCACACCGTGCTCGCCCCGGCCGACGGCGTCCTGCTGGCCCTCGACGCCTACGCGGTCGGGGTGGCCTCGTGGCGCCTGGGCGCCGGGCGGGCCCGCAAGGAGGACCCGGTCCAGGCCGGCGCCGGCATCGAGCTGCATGCCAAGCCCGGGGCCACGGTGCAGGGCGGGCAGCCGCTCATGACGCTGCACACCGACACCCCCGAGCGGTTCGCGCGGGCCCTGGAGGCCCTCGAGGACGCCGTCACCGTGGGCCCCGAGGGGTCGCGGCCGGCCACCGGCGACGTCGTGCTGGAGCGTGTCGACCGCCCGCTAGCGTGA
- a CDS encoding DUF2200 domain-containing protein, with protein sequence MSRIFTTSVASVWVHYVAKVERKGRTTDELEQVVAWLTGFDAAALHRHLDAGTSFEDFFAQARINPGVALITGKVCGVDVQQVEDPLMQKIRFLDKLVDELAKGRPMAKVLRTPQPA encoded by the coding sequence ATGAGCAGGATCTTCACGACCAGCGTGGCGTCGGTCTGGGTGCACTACGTCGCCAAGGTGGAGCGCAAGGGCCGGACGACGGACGAGCTGGAGCAGGTCGTCGCGTGGCTCACGGGCTTCGACGCCGCGGCGCTCCACCGGCATCTCGACGCCGGGACGTCGTTCGAGGACTTCTTCGCGCAGGCGCGGATCAACCCGGGCGTCGCGCTCATCACCGGGAAGGTGTGCGGCGTCGACGTGCAGCAGGTCGAGGACCCGCTCATGCAGAAGATCCGGTTCCTCGACAAGCTCGTCGACGAGCTGGCGAAGGGCCGGCCGATGGCGAAGGTCCTGCGGACGCCGCAGCCCGCCTGA
- a CDS encoding zinc-ribbon domain-containing protein yields the protein MFFFFGVGSRQQDLGPGQTRTCPRCSNTTVWRRLRQSTQLTVFFVPVARWGRQELETCGVCGESVAV from the coding sequence GTGTTCTTCTTCTTCGGCGTCGGCAGCAGGCAGCAGGACCTCGGCCCCGGGCAGACCCGGACCTGCCCGCGCTGCAGCAACACGACGGTGTGGCGGCGGCTGCGGCAGTCGACCCAGCTCACCGTCTTCTTCGTCCCCGTCGCCCGCTGGGGCCGCCAGGAGCTCGAGACCTGCGGCGTGTGCGGGGAGTCCGTCGCCGTCTGA